A genomic stretch from Desulfolutivibrio sulfodismutans DSM 3696 includes:
- a CDS encoding FAD-dependent oxidoreductase has product MNAMNFNFLCGDPPQAFARNVGIIGAGPSGLAAAGYLSCLGYQVEVYDKLPKAGGLMLFGIPGHRIPKERVEAGVRRMAKKYGVVFHPRTKICCSAPLHDEEGDHFCSDVRGLGDLVKKHDAIIICTGSWRSRRLGIPGENLPGVMAGLEFLFPIRAAGYAGPNIKAPDVAGKTVAVIGAGHSAVDVVHSALFLGAATVHLLYRRTKNEAPCGSYEIDRLEAAGALWHESVSPLRFTGEDRVTGVEIREKTLGQPGPDGKRCALPDSEQVTVIDADLVVTAIGETATPPFAKELGLENVRKGEVRWLHMTDIENVFVAGDALTGPSKIGKAVYSGLRAARSLANWLDLKDQDRLADYPYDDLVAREADRFPGGRLHR; this is encoded by the coding sequence ATGAACGCCATGAACTTCAATTTTCTCTGCGGCGACCCGCCACAGGCCTTTGCGCGCAACGTGGGCATCATCGGGGCCGGGCCCTCGGGCCTGGCCGCCGCCGGATACCTGTCCTGCCTGGGCTATCAGGTGGAGGTCTACGACAAGCTGCCCAAGGCCGGGGGGCTGATGCTCTTCGGCATCCCCGGGCACCGCATCCCCAAGGAGCGGGTGGAGGCCGGGGTGCGGAGGATGGCCAAAAAATACGGCGTGGTCTTCCACCCGCGCACCAAGATCTGTTGCAGCGCCCCCCTGCACGACGAGGAAGGGGACCATTTCTGCTCGGATGTGCGGGGCCTTGGCGACCTGGTCAAAAAACACGACGCCATCATCATCTGCACCGGCTCCTGGCGCTCGCGCCGTCTGGGCATCCCGGGCGAGAACCTGCCCGGGGTCATGGCGGGCCTGGAATTCCTCTTCCCCATCCGGGCCGCCGGATATGCCGGGCCGAACATCAAGGCCCCGGACGTGGCCGGAAAGACCGTGGCGGTCATCGGCGCGGGGCATTCCGCCGTGGATGTGGTGCATAGCGCGCTGTTTCTGGGCGCGGCCACGGTGCATCTGCTCTACCGGCGCACCAAAAACGAGGCCCCGTGCGGCTCGTATGAGATCGACCGCCTGGAGGCGGCAGGGGCCCTGTGGCACGAGTCGGTCTCGCCCCTGCGCTTTACCGGCGAGGACCGGGTCACGGGCGTGGAGATCCGGGAAAAGACCCTGGGCCAGCCCGGCCCCGACGGCAAACGCTGCGCCCTGCCGGACAGCGAACAGGTGACGGTCATCGACGCCGACCTGGTGGTCACGGCCATCGGCGAGACGGCCACCCCGCCGTTCGCCAAGGAGCTGGGGCTGGAAAACGTGCGCAAGGGCGAGGTGCGCTGGCTGCACATGACTGACATCGAAAACGTGTTCGTGGCCGGCGACGCCCTGACCGGCCCCTCGAAGATCGGCAAGGCCGTTTACAGCGGCCTGCGCGCGGCCCGCTCCCTGGCCAACTGGCTGGATTTGAAGGACCAGGACCGCCTGGCCGACTACCCCTACGACGACCTCGTGGCCCGGGAGGCCGACCGCTTCCCCGGTGGCCGCCTGCACAGGTAA
- a CDS encoding RrF2 family transcriptional regulator has protein sequence MRLTRSGDYGVRCLLYLALHAGRGVVGRKEIAEVMNIPAQYLGKVAQTLARSGLISIRQGARGGYELSRAPEEISLLQVVEAVDGEIYLNDCLHQLDVCERRPVCAVHRVWGRARKQLRDMLGGISLAALVEEESRTAGKVCGECPATRGQTLEGKGE, from the coding sequence ATGCGCCTGACAAGGTCCGGAGACTATGGAGTCCGCTGTTTATTATATCTGGCCCTGCATGCAGGGCGCGGCGTGGTGGGACGCAAGGAGATAGCCGAAGTCATGAACATCCCTGCCCAATACCTGGGAAAGGTGGCCCAGACCCTGGCCCGGTCAGGGCTCATCTCCATCCGCCAGGGGGCCCGGGGCGGTTACGAACTGTCCAGGGCGCCGGAAGAGATATCGCTTTTGCAGGTGGTTGAGGCCGTGGATGGGGAAATCTATTTAAACGACTGTTTGCACCAGCTCGACGTCTGCGAACGTCGGCCGGTGTGTGCGGTGCATCGGGTATGGGGCCGGGCCCGCAAACAGTTGCGGGACATGCTTGGCGGAATCAGTCTTGCCGCACTGGTGGAAGAGGAGTCGCGCACAGCCGGGAAGGTGTGTGGGGAATGCCCGGCCACACGCGGCCAAACCCTGGAGGGGAAAGGAGAGTAA
- a CDS encoding cytochrome ubiquinol oxidase subunit I: MDTLMLSRLQFAFATFIHFIFVPLTLGLSILVAYMETKYVRTGDETYKKMAKFWGKLFLINFALGVVTGITLEFQFGTNWSRYSTYVGDIFGSLLAIEATAAFFLESTFVAVWVFGWKKLSKTFHAVCIWIVAFAANLSALWIILANGFMQNPMGYVIRNGRAELDSFYAVITNGFAWSQYIHTVVGSYVLAGFFVMGVSAWHLLRKQNIDFFGKSFRIGLGFALVASLVVAIQGHSHGNEVARIQPAKLAAMEAHWETGTHVPMYLLSIPDEKNEKNSVEAFGIPSMLSILAFNDPAAEVKGLKAFAPEDRPPVTLTFLSFRLMVGFGTLMILLTVWGFLKRNNLLDNPRYLQFMVWAIPVPYLALQAGWAVAEVGRQPWIVHGLMRTKDAVSPIATSQVAVSLAAFVVVYLLLASLDIYLLAKYARKVPA; this comes from the coding sequence ATGGACACGCTCATGCTTTCACGATTGCAGTTCGCCTTTGCCACGTTCATCCATTTCATCTTTGTGCCGTTGACCCTAGGGCTTTCCATCCTGGTGGCCTACATGGAGACCAAGTACGTGCGCACGGGCGACGAAACGTACAAAAAAATGGCCAAGTTCTGGGGAAAACTGTTCCTGATCAACTTCGCCCTGGGCGTGGTCACGGGAATCACCCTGGAATTCCAGTTCGGCACCAACTGGTCGCGCTATTCGACCTATGTGGGTGACATTTTCGGATCGCTTCTGGCCATCGAGGCCACGGCGGCCTTTTTTCTGGAATCCACGTTCGTGGCCGTGTGGGTTTTCGGCTGGAAAAAGCTCTCCAAAACGTTTCATGCGGTCTGTATCTGGATCGTCGCCTTTGCCGCCAACCTCTCGGCCCTGTGGATCATCCTGGCCAACGGCTTCATGCAGAACCCCATGGGCTACGTGATCCGCAACGGCCGGGCCGAGCTCGACAGCTTCTATGCAGTCATCACCAACGGATTCGCCTGGAGCCAGTACATCCACACGGTCGTCGGCTCCTATGTCCTGGCCGGATTTTTCGTCATGGGCGTATCGGCCTGGCATCTTTTGCGCAAGCAGAACATCGACTTTTTCGGCAAGTCGTTCCGCATCGGCCTGGGTTTCGCCCTGGTCGCCTCGCTGGTCGTGGCCATCCAGGGCCACTCCCACGGCAACGAAGTGGCCCGGATTCAGCCGGCCAAGCTGGCGGCCATGGAAGCCCACTGGGAGACCGGCACGCACGTCCCCATGTATCTGCTTTCCATCCCTGACGAGAAAAACGAGAAAAACAGCGTGGAGGCCTTCGGCATCCCCAGCATGCTGAGCATCCTGGCCTTCAACGACCCGGCCGCCGAGGTCAAGGGCTTAAAGGCCTTCGCCCCCGAGGACCGGCCGCCCGTGACCCTGACCTTTTTGTCCTTCAGGCTCATGGTGGGCTTTGGCACGCTCATGATCCTCCTCACCGTCTGGGGATTTCTCAAGCGCAACAACCTCCTGGACAATCCGCGCTACCTCCAGTTCATGGTCTGGGCCATCCCGGTGCCCTACCTGGCGCTGCAGGCCGGATGGGCCGTGGCCGAGGTGGGGAGGCAGCCGTGGATCGTCCATGGGCTGATGCGCACCAAGGACGCGGTGTCGCCCATCGCCACCTCCCAGGTGGCCGTGAGCCTGGCGGCGTTCGTGGTGGTCTATCTGCTCCTGGCCTCCCTGGATATCTACCTTCTGGCCAAGTACGCCCGCAAAGTCCCGGCGTAG